CGGTTTCGACCGCAGGTACCTCGTCGCGCAGCTGAACAGGATTCAAAAAGTCAAAGTTGATGTTGCCGCGTCTGAGGCTGCGTTCGACACGCGCCTCGTATTCGACCTGGCTCTCAGGTTTGGGTTTTTCTTCAGGCTGCATTTTTCTTGAGTGCGCCTGCGAGCAGTTCTTGATATCGTTCGACTTCGCCTCGCAACACTTCGTAGCGTCGCGACAGGTAACCGGTATAGACGCCGACAAGCCAGAAGCCCGCAATCTTCAGCACCTCTTGGTGAAAACCCGGAATTTCGGTCTGCGGGTAATATTGGTACGCGAGCAGCGCGAGGTAAAAAATATTCATGATGATGGTGCCCGCGATAGCGACGCTCATGCCATACCGCAGCGCGTTGGAGACAATGATGACGTAGTTCAGCGGGTATAGCAGGCTTTGGCTGCCGCCGGTGGGTATCAGCACGAGCGCCACGAGCAGAAAGTCGCAGGCCATCGTTGCGTATTTCACCCAGCGGCCAATGCTTTCGCGCGCCGCAGCGCGGTGCACCTGGAGTGCGACAAGGGCGTTGAAAGCTATCGCGAACGCGAGCACGCTCATGATGTAGGTACCGTTGAAGATTGGGGCGCTGCCAACGGCAGCGGCCTTGCCGGTCTCAAGCAAGTACGTGAGATATCCGCCGATGGCAAAAACCAGCACCCAGCGCACACTTGCCTTGTTCTTTTCGTTGCGAATTTCCCATATTGCCCGGTTACGGTTCATGGCTGATTCAGGCGTTTTCAGGGCCGCCGTCTAGCAGTTTCCTCAAATAGCAAACTGTTTCACTTTTCGAGAAAAAGTGCTTTAGCCCTCTCGGCTTTTCGCCGAACCCTTTAGTATGAGGATAGGTGGAGACATCTTGCTACAGTCCCAAATGGTCGAATTACCGGCTGATCTGATGCAATTGCAGCTGCGCTTTACCGAAAAGATGCTCAAGGCGACGATCGCCCAGAAGGCTCTGCAACAGGCTACAGTTGCAAAAATTGACGTAACGGCTTAATCCCAAGAGGTTTCTGGGCCAGAAACCCGTTTGGCCTTTACACCCCATTTCGATCTGAGAGACTGACACATGGCACACAAGAAAGGTGGCGGTTCATCGAAGAACGGCCGCGATTCCAATTCACAACGACTCGGCCTTAAGGCTTCGGGCGGCCAGTTTGTTAAGGCTGGTTCAATCATCGTACGCCAGCGTGGCACCGTCTTTCACCCAGGCACGAACGTGCTGCGCGCGAAAGACGACTCGCTTTTCACAACCGTGCCGGGTGTCGTGAAGTTCGAGCGCGTCGACAAGCACCGCCAGAAAATTTCGGTTTATCCGGTCGCTGGCTGATACCGAATAGCCGTAGCTTCAACAGAGGCCCTTCGGGGCCTTTTTTATTTTGCTAATCAAGTAAATTAACCATTTGGTTAATTTTTTTTGGTAGGATTTCAAACCTGCTGTATATTGAGATTGTAGGTCGATATGCCCACCCGTACCAAGAAAACGCGCCTGCCAGAAGCCAAGACACGCGAGGCCATTCTGCTCGCGGCTATCGACGCGTTCGCTGAACATGGTTTTGCAGGTGCGCGCACTGAGAACATCGCCAAGGCCGCGAAGGTCAATAAGGCGATGCTGCACTATTACTTTCACGATAAAGAAACACTCTACGCCGCTGTGCTCGACACACTTTACGGCTCGCTGGGCGAAACGGAAAATCTTGTCAAAGAACTGATGACTGCCCCGCTCAACTCGGTACAGCACGTGCATGTTTTTCTGAAAGTAATTCTCGCGAAACACGGCGACCCGCGCAGCGATTCGTTTCGCTGCATTCTTGCGTGGGAGCTAGCGGCCGGGCAGAATAATCTCAAGCGCGTCGCACAGAAATATCTTGTGCCGCGCATTGTCGCGATGACCGCG
The sequence above is a segment of the Turneriella parva DSM 21527 genome. Coding sequences within it:
- a CDS encoding TetR/AcrR family transcriptional regulator; this translates as MPTRTKKTRLPEAKTREAILLAAIDAFAEHGFAGARTENIAKAAKVNKAMLHYYFHDKETLYAAVLDTLYGSLGETENLVKELMTAPLNSVQHVHVFLKVILAKHGDPRSDSFRCILAWELAAGQNNLKRVAQKYLVPRIVAMTAVIERGIAAGELRCSNPTLAVWSLISQVAFYYMHRETYEDSSIYHDLYKNVSQEDLLQFLLKNFIASYAVDPKIKSTLPAEIDQLARELAKQLATPAIEIHREVKNTAG
- the rpmA gene encoding 50S ribosomal protein L27; translated protein: MAHKKGGGSSKNGRDSNSQRLGLKASGGQFVKAGSIIVRQRGTVFHPGTNVLRAKDDSLFTTVPGVVKFERVDKHRQKISVYPVAG